The following are from one region of the Littorina saxatilis isolate snail1 linkage group LG2, US_GU_Lsax_2.0, whole genome shotgun sequence genome:
- the LOC138958212 gene encoding E3 ubiquitin-protein ligase TRIM56-like: MAEKPEEAPQLTLAELVETDFLRCTQCHKHFTSPTMLPCLHTFCATCVAALSETDVTNGNQVQMVQLQCPLCHSTVTTPRETSPLPFLQSLCQLYAFKHSSSQVCSYCKFDGKSEPAESLCLDCVDDMCEPCAKAHRKTRVTRNHVIAPYEQIQKGLYDHDIRACLLPQCSKHSSQFAHFCCDCTQLACKTCLTDSHKGHKLDSMEAAVGRLRPEASSFVQGLRKRIPALTEYQGFLQSQLNKVEEKQVEVTEKVKEQAQAIHALVDLYFNSLLEDITSTLGKESESIKSRSKDLDIAKQSLKSNAEFLSNLLSVGAPPEVLQLHLAVMARLKQLIHMQTNTMTHRLVPSFQPGPATEQNMRIMFGALDLQRVPVEQEEVEPKARLTMSTLLPPPLDPPQLLSSLLVKQDGDAKDVWPSGLHVRKEKMVVVDRDNKKVKIFDCTSTPPKLKFQFSGKAEHKLLNPFDAVLLENGVVVVTDHGAEKVKVFDVTGRWIGDIAGEFRHPRGIAVTSQGHLVIVDGLLLQLTVHDPDSGKLLQTIAATDNSDNKLLVDPFYVAVTEQDNFVVTDHAAPNIKVFGADGQHLASYGTYGTSASEVLKPYGVCIDRYGQIFVADSDNKRVHLLLPDGTFSCFLLTHQHKVVHPVSVAINSDGHLVVGEAFGKVKIFKYL; the protein is encoded by the exons ATGGCCGAGAAGCCAGAAGAAGCACCCCAGCTGACTCTAGCCGAGCTGGTTGAGACTGACTTCCTACGCTGCACGCAATGTCACAAACACTTCACCTCCCCTACCATGCTGCCCTGTCTGCACACCTTCTGCGCTACCTGCGTCGCAGCTCTGTCCGAAACAGACGTTACCAACGGCAACCAGGTGCAGATGGTGCAGCTGCAGTGTCCCCTGTGCCACTCCACCGTGACCACGCCCAGAGAGACGTCCCCGCTCCCCTTCCTGCAGTCGCTCTGTCAGCTGTACGCCTTCAAGCACAGCTCGTCTCAAGTGTGCAGCTACTGCAAGTTTGACGGAAAAAGCGAACCGGCGGAGTCTCTGTGCCTGGACTGTGTTGATGACATGTGCGAGCCGTGCGCCAAAGCTCACAGAAAGACGCGGGTGACGCGGAACCACGTCATCGCACCCTATGAACAGATCCAGAAAGGGTTGTACGACCACGACATCCGTGCCTGCCTGCTTCCACAGTGCTCCAAGCACTCGTCGCAGTTTGCACACTTCTGCTGTGACTGCACCCAGCTGGCGTGCAAGACTTGCTTGACAGACAGCCACAAGGGACACAAGCTGGACTCTATGGAAGCCGCCGTGGGTAGACTGAGACCAGAGGCCAGCAGCTTTGTCCAGGGGCTCAGGAAGAGGATCCCAGCGCTGACCGAGTACCAGGGCTTCCTACAGTCCCAGCTGAACAAGGTGGAAGAGAAGCAGGTAGAGGTGACAGAAAAAGTCAAGGAACAGGCGCAAGCTATCCACGCCTTGGTGGACCTGTACTTCAACTCCCTGTTGGAAGACATCACCTCCACTTTGGGCAAGGAGTCGGAGAGCATTAAGTCACGGAGCAAGGACCTGGACATCGCCAAGCAGTCCCTGAAGAGCAACGCCGAGTTCCTGTCCAACCTGCTGAGTGTGGGCGCTCCCCCCGAGGTGCTGCAGCTCCACCTGGCTGTCATGGCGCGCCTCAAGCAGCTCATCCACATGCAGACCAACACCATGACTCATCGCCTGGTCCCCAGCTTCCAGCCTGGACCGGCGACAGAGCAGAACATGCGGATCATGTTTGGAGCGCTCGATCTTCAGCGTGTGCCGGTGGAGCAAGAAGAGGTGGAGCCTAAAGCCAGACTGACCATGTCCACTCTGCTCCCCCCGCCCCTCGACCCTCCCCAGCTCCTCTCCTCCTTGCTGGTCAAGCAGGACGGGGATGCCAAGGACGTGTGGCCGTCAGGACTTCACGTGAGAAAGGAGAAGATGGTGGTGGTGGATCGCGACAACAAGAAGGTCAAGATCTTCGACTGCACCTCCACGCCCCCCAAACTCAAGTTCCAATTCTCCGGCAAGGCTGAGCACAAGCTTCTCAACCCTTTCGACGCCGTTCTGCTGGAGAACGGTGTCGTTGTGGTCACTGACCACGGAGCGGAGAAGGTCAAGGTGTTTGACGTGACTGGCCGCTGGATCGGAGACATAGCCGGCGAGTTTCGACACCCGCGTGGCATCGCTGTCACAAGTCAAGGTCACCTGGTGATTGTGGATGGACTTCTGCTCCAGCTGACCGTGCATGACCCTGACTCGGGCAAACTGCTGCAAACCATCGCTGCTACAGACAACAGTGATAACAAACTACTTGTGGATCCATTCTACGTTGCTGTGACGGAGCAGGACAACTTTGTGGTGACGGACCACGCGGCCCCCAACATCAAGGTGTTTGGTGCAGATGGGCAACACCTGGCTAGCTACGGCACCTATGGGACCAGTGCTAGCGAGGTGCTCAAACCTTACGGCGTCTGCATCGACAG GTACGGACAGATCTTTGTGGCAGACAGCGACAACAAAAGGGTTCATCTACTTCTACCAGACGGCACTTTTTCCTGCTTTCTCCTCACCCATCAGCACAAAGTCGTCCACCCTGTCTCGGTCGCCATCAACAGCGACGGACATCTTGTGGTTGGTGAAGCGTTCGGCAAAGTCAAGATTTTCAAGTATCTCTGA